A region of the Bacillus thermozeamaize genome:
CTTCTCCCAGTTCATAATACTCGGCATGCATACGGTGTTCCTCCACCCGCTCGACAGTGACAGGGCGAAACGTCCCCAGTCCGACGTGCAAGGTCAAAAAAGCCTGTTCCACTCCGCGTTCCTTCAATTCCTGAAGCAGTTGCTCCGTGAAATGCAACCCCGCCGTCGGCGCCGCCGCCGAACCCGGTTCTTTGGCATAAACCGTCTGATAGCGCCCGCGATCGGGCAGGCCGGCCCGGATATAGGGCGGCAAGGGCATTTCTCCCAGGCGATCCAACACTTCCTCAAACAACCCTTCATAAAAAAAACGGATCACCCGTCCGCCAACCTCTGTCCGGCGCTCCACCAGGCCCCTGAGCTGCCCGTCACCAAAGCTCAGCCAATCCTCTTCCCGCACCTTTTTTCCCGGGCGAACCAGCGTCTCCCACCGTTCCCCGTCCAGACGGTGCAAGAGGAGCACCTCCACCCGCGCCCCCGTGCTTTCTTTCACGCCGTGCAGGCGCGCCGGAATCACTTTCGAATGGTTCAACACCAGGCAATCGCCGGGCGAAAGATACTCCACAATTTCCCGAAAGCGGCGGTGCTCGATTTTTCCGCTGCGCCGGCGCAATACGAGCAGGCGCGACTGTTCCCGCTGCGGAAGCGGGGATTGGGCAATCAAGTCTTCCGGCACATCAAAGTCAAACTGTGAAACATCCAATGCAGCTTCCCCTTTTTTCTGCCATTTTTGTTAGTGGTTGCATGCCGTTTACGTTTACATGCCGAACCTTGTGATGCTTGTCTTGCACTCATGTCGCCGTCTTTACCGAAACAAGCGGAAAAGCGAAAAAAGCAGCGTCAACAAGATGCTCAAAAGGATGCTGGTGGTGATTGGGAAGTAGAAGCTGAAGTTTTCTTTCTCGACGACGATATCCCCCGGAAGGCGGCCGAGCGACAAAAACTTCCCCCCAAACTGCCAGAGCAATCCCGCCAGAATCAGCACCACCCCGGCCGCGATCAGCATTTTAGCTACCGGATTCATGCGGATATGGCCTCCCGAAATGGTGATATGCCGCAGGCGTCAGCACCCGCCCGCGCGGAGTTCGCTTTAAAAAGCCGATCTGGAGCAGATAAGGCTCATACACGTCCTCGATGGTCTGCGCATCTTCCCCAATGGCGGCAGCCATCGTCTCCAGACCGACCGGCCCGCCGTTAAACTTTTCCATCACCGTCCTGAGCAGCCGATGGTCCACTTCATCCAGACCGAGACGGTCCACCTGCATCCGCCCCAGCGCCTCCCGCGCCTGGCTGGCCGTGATGAACCCATCGCCGCGCACCTGGGCAAAATCCCGCACCCGCTTCAACAGGCGGTTGGCAATCCGCGGCGTGCCGCGCGAGCGGCATGCCACCTCCCGCGCTGCCGCCTCTTCCAGACGCACGCCCAGCAAATCAGCGGAGCGAAGCAGGATCAGGACCAGCTCGTCGACCGAATAAAACTCGAGCCGGCTGACCACGCCGAAGCGATCCCGAAGGGGAGCCGACAATAAACCGGCCCGGGTCGTCGCCCCGATCAGAGTAAACGGCGGCAAGTCCAAACGAATGGAACGCGCTCCTGGCCCTTTGCCGATCACGATATCCAATGCGTAATCCTCCATCGCCGGATAAAGCACCTCTTCGACGCTGGACGGAAGGCGGTGGATCTCGTCAATGAACAGGACATCCCCGTACTGCAGGTTGGTCAAAATGGCCGCCAGGTCCCCGGGCCGTTCAATCGCCGGACCGGAGGTCACCCGGATCGAGACGCCCAGTTCATTGGCGATAATGTGGGAAAGGGTGGTCTTCCCCAGACCGGGCGGTCCATACAACAAGACGTGGTCGAGCGCTTCTTGCCGCATCTTGGCCGCATCGATAAAAATGCGCAAATTTTCCTTCAGCGCCTCTTGTCCGATATATTCGGAAAGAAAACGCGGCCGCAGACTGTACTCCACTCCCTGATCCTCAGGGAGCAGATGGCTTGTGATCATCCGCTCTTCCAAGTCACCCTCCCCTCCCCTTCCCTGACCCTCAGTGAATCCTGATCCTCAATGTATGATCTATTCTCTCATCATGCATGATCTATTCTCTCATCGCAAGGCGGGCAAGCCGCTGCAGGGCCAATCGCAGAGCCTCCTCCACCGTCAGCTCCTGCAGGCGATCCCCGTCACGGGACAAGTCGCTGAGCGCCTGGCGTATCTCAGCCTCCCTGTATCCAAGGGAAGCAAGTCCCGCCGCCACCTCGTTCCACAGGCTCCGTTCCTCCGGAAAACGCTTCGGCCCTTTCCGGCCGCCTTCCGGCACCGGCTCAAGCACAGGAATGGCGGATGTGACCTTGTCTTTTAGCTCCACGATTAAACGCTCGGCCGTCTTCTTCCCGACTCCAGGCAAGCGCGTCAAAAAAGGCAAGTCCGCCTGGCAAATGGCCGCAGCAATCTCGCGGGATGAGGCAGCGGCAAGGATCGCCATGGCCATTTTCGGCCCGATCCCGGTCACGGTCATCAACTGCCGGAACAACGTCCGCTCCGCCAGTTCGGCAAAGCCGTACAACAGCCAT
Encoded here:
- a CDS encoding Holliday junction DNA helicase RuvB, which produces MEERMITSHLLPEDQGVEYSLRPRFLSEYIGQEALKENLRIFIDAAKMRQEALDHVLLYGPPGLGKTTLSHIIANELGVSIRVTSGPAIERPGDLAAILTNLQYGDVLFIDEIHRLPSSVEEVLYPAMEDYALDIVIGKGPGARSIRLDLPPFTLIGATTRAGLLSAPLRDRFGVVSRLEFYSVDELVLILLRSADLLGVRLEEAAAREVACRSRGTPRIANRLLKRVRDFAQVRGDGFITASQAREALGRMQVDRLGLDEVDHRLLRTVMEKFNGGPVGLETMAAAIGEDAQTIEDVYEPYLLQIGFLKRTPRGRVLTPAAYHHFGRPYPHESGS
- a CDS encoding Holliday junction DNA helicase RuvA, with protein sequence MIEYLRGRLVALDDESIVLDVGGIGYRIFCPAPGQFRGCSSDDVIQVYTHLHVREDEWLLYGFAELAERTLFRQLMTVTGIGPKMAMAILAAASSREIAAAICQADLPFLTRLPGVGKKTAERLIVELKDKVTSAIPVLEPVPEGGRKGPKRFPEERSLWNEVAAGLASLGYREAEIRQALSDLSRDGDRLQELTVEEALRLALQRLARLAMRE
- a CDS encoding tRNA preQ1(34) S-adenosylmethionine ribosyltransferase-isomerase QueA, with amino-acid sequence MDVSQFDFDVPEDLIAQSPLPQREQSRLLVLRRRSGKIEHRRFREIVEYLSPGDCLVLNHSKVIPARLHGVKESTGARVEVLLLHRLDGERWETLVRPGKKVREEDWLSFGDGQLRGLVERRTEVGGRVIRFFYEGLFEEVLDRLGEMPLPPYIRAGLPDRGRYQTVYAKEPGSAAAPTAGLHFTEQLLQELKERGVEQAFLTLHVGLGTFRPVTVERVEEHRMHAEYYELGEEAAALIRRTKQRGGRVVAVGTTSCRTLEWIARKFQGEIRADRGWTDLFIYPGYAFRAIDGLITNFHLPRSTLVMLVSAFAGMEQTRRAYEEAIRERYRFYSFGDAMLIID